TGATCTCGTTGGTAAGCAGGTTGGGTTCAATTGAAGAGATGCGGTAACGTTCAATACCATCCACTTCATCTAACTGCTGAATGAGGTCGTAGAAATTTTCTTCACGGTTATAAATCGAAAGTGAACCATCACCATCGGCACCTTTACCAAAATCACCAAGGTTCACACCCGTCAACACAATTTCTTTACTGCCGCCTGCTGCAATTTCTTTTGCGTTGGCAATTACATTCGCCACATTATCACTTCTGCTTTTGCCACGTGCCTGGGGAATGGTGCAGAACGAACAGGTATAATCGCAACCGTCCTGTACTTTTAAAAACGTACGTGTACGGTCGTTAATGGAATAAGAAGCATTGAAGCCACTTACATCTTCAATTTCACAACTGCTGATCTTTGCACTATCGCCTTTGGCCAGTTCTTTAATGTGCGAAACAATATTGAATTTTTCTGCAGCACCCAACACCAGATCAACACCGGGTATCTCTGCAATTTCTTTTGGCTTCAGTTGTGCATAACACCCGGTGATTACCACCAAACTTTCAGGTGACTTGCGTTGAATTCGACGCACAAGCTGACGACATTCTTTATCGGCATTATCGGTTACAGAGCAGGTGTTGATGACATACACATCGGCCAGGTCGTCAAACTCTTTCTTCTCAAAACCTTCACTCTCCATCTGCCGACTGAGTGTGGATGTTTCGGAGTAGTTGAGTTTACAACCGAGTGTGTGAAATGCGACTGATTTTGCTGCTGCCATGAGGGCTGCAAAGATAACGAAGAATGGAGAAAGGAGCGCAAGGAAGAGTGTGGATAGATTTACCTGCTTGTCAGCTTTTAAAAGGTTGGCAACCATAATGTAACCCCTTATTTTTGCCCCCTTCTTTTCTATGGACAACCGCAATACCAAAACGTATTTACTCTTTCAGCCGAAACATCTGTTTACCAAGCGACCGATGCTGGAGATCAGGCAATTGATCAAAACTCCCTCTGGTGTTACTCCCGGCGAACAACCGCTGAACCGTGCACAGTTAAAAGTTTTCTTTCCCAACTTAACCGATGAAGGAATGAAAACGTTGCTGAGTTTTTCCAAATGGGAATGGCAGAAAACAGAAGCCGATATCGTTGGTCAATCGCAATACATCAAAGATGAAAAGGAGCGATCGTTGATGCAGAAAAAAGCCATGACCCGCAAACTGCAGTCAATGATGAGTGCAGTACGACAATTGAACGGCGTTGAATTTTATCATCCCGCAGCACAAACGGTGAAATGTGTTTTTTATAACTATCCTGTTGAATTGGCTTTTCATGCAACAACAAACGAAGAGCGATACGAGCTTGAAGTATATGTGGTGAAAGGAAAAGAGCGCATGCCGTTAGGTGCCTTCAAGCGTTATCATTTTTTAGTGGAAACAGAATCCTGTTATTATCAACTCACTTCAAAAAGTCATGATGCCATTGAATGGCTGCAACAACAGGATGCAACAACTTGGACAACCAACGATCCTGCTGCATTTGAACAGGTGTTGAATAAATTAAGAGAGTGGGAGTTGAAAGTAGATGCATCCATCATTGCAAAAGGCGAAGAGCTGATTGCAGAACCTCAGCCGCAGGTAATGCTCAGTGAACTCAATAATACATTCTTAAAACTCGAACCTCGATTTGTGTACGATGGATATGTGGTGGATGGTCCGTTTGAAGAAGTAACAAAACAACAATCAGCTGATAAAATAATTTCGATCGTTCGTCATAAACAGAAAGAAGAAGAGTTGGTGGAGTTTCTTCGTTCGCTGCACGAAAAGTTTACCAATCAAAGCAATGGATTTTTCTATCTCAATTTTGCTGAAGCCCAAAAGAAAGGCTGGTTTTTAAAAGTATATCACAAACTGCTTGAGCTGAATATCGACTTGCTCGGTATTGACTTGATGAAGCATTTCCGTTACTCACCACATATTGCAGAAACAATCATCAGCAAGCAGGAAGTAGAAGGCAACTGGATCTGTGTAGCAATGACGGTGAAGTTTGGAAAAGAAGCCATACCGTTAAACTACTTACATAAAAGTTTAATGAACGGACAGAAAGCTGTGATGTTGAAAGATGGAAGTTTGGGTGTGTTGGGTGAAGAATGGTTGAAGCAATACGGGATGATGATCCGTCATGGTAAAGTGCGCAAAGAAGAATTGCTTGTGCCGAAGTGGTTGTTGATGAGTGAAGCAACAGGTGAAGCATCTGCAGATGCATCAATCAAAACAGACATCAGTGCAACATGGTACAGCAAATGGAAGCAATGGGAAAAACAGGAAGAGGCATTGTATGCATTGCCAAAAGGATTAACTGTTGAGCAGTTGCGTCCTTATCAACAGAAAGGATATGAGTGGTTGCGTTTGTTATCAGAGATCGGCGGCAGCGGTTGTTTAGCCGATGATATGGGGTTGGGTAAAACATTACAAACAATCACCTTCCTCTTGCATAAAATTGAAGAGCAACCAATGGATCAACACCTTGTTGTTGCGCCTGCAAGTTTGTTGTACAACTGGCAGAAGGAGTTGGAGAAATTTGCACCCGATGTAAAGGCGGTTGTGTTTCATGGTGCAGGCAGAGACGAAGAAGAATTGAAAGATGAAACAAACCGCATCATTATTACCAGTTATGGAACTTTAAGGCAGGATGTTGAATTGCTGCAAACTATTCCGTGGAATACGGTGGTGGTGGATGAAAGTCAGAATATAAAAAATCCATCTGCGCAAATAACAAAAGCAACCTGGCAACTCGTTGCGAAAATAAAAATTGCATTGAGTGGTACACCGGTGATGAATGGCACAGGCGATCTCTTCAGCCAGATGCATTTTCTGTTGCCCGGTTTGCTGGGCAGCAACGAATTTTTCAGAAAAGAATACGCTATACCGATTGAACAAAAAGGCGATGCTGAAAAAGCGGCTGCATTGCAGAAGTTGATTCGTCCGTTTGTATTGCGCAGAACCAAAGAACAGGCAGCACCTGATCTTCCTGCAAAAACAGAATCGATTCTCTGGTGCGAAATGGAATCCGATCAACGTGCAGCTTACGAAAGCATCAAAGAAAATGTGCGTGGCAATATTTTAATGGACATTAGTGAAAACGGATTGAGTAAAGGCAAAATGAGTGTGCTGGCAGGGTTGACAAAGCTCCGTCAGATTTGTAACAGCTGCGAACTGGTGAATGATGAAGATGTGTTTGCGTACGACAGTATTAAAACAAAAGTGTTGATCGATGAATTAAAGACCATCATACCGCAACACCGTGCATTGGTGTTCAGTCAATTTACTTCGATGCTTGATCTTCTGGAACGTGACTTGCAGAAAGAAGGCATCAAATATATCCGCCTCGACGGACAAACAAAAATTTCTGAACGACAGGAATTGGTTTCAGAATTTCAAAATGAAGAGAGTGATGTAGCTGTGTTCCTGTTGAGTTTAAAAGCGGGTAATGCCGGTCTTACATTAACAGCTGCTGATTATGTATTCCTCTTTGATCCATGGTGGAATACAGCAGTCGAAAATCAGGCTATTGATCGTACACATCGCATCGGCCAGCAATCGCAGGTGTTTGCGTATCGTATGATATGCAAAGACAGTATTGAAGAAAAAATCATGAAGATGGCGGCAGGTAAAAAGAAATTAGCGGAAGATCTGATCACTGCTGAAGAAGGATTTGTAAAGAGTTTAACGCTGGATGATATTAAGTATTTGTTAGAGTAAGGGGGGAGGCGTGTGAGCTATCCGCTCATTTCGCCGAAAAGCGATATTATTGTAAGGCAAATACAACAATGAAAAAAGCACTTCCTTATCTATTACTCATTTTATTGCTGCTTGCTGCATTGATGCTCCGTCGTTGCAACAACACGGATAATGCAAGCGATAATCAAAAAACCAAAGACCGTACAGACGATACAAAACGTGAAGAAGCAAAAACGGACAACCATAAATCAAATCTTGATGTCTTTCGTGATCCGTCGTCGGAATTTTATTTCACCAAGCATGCACGCTGCAGAATGAAGTGTCGTCACATCACACAGGAAGAAGTAAAAGAAATTGTGCAGAAAGCTGAGGTTAATTATAAGAAAAGTGAACTGGATGCAGCACAAGGTCCGAAGTATGCGTTGGAAGGATACACGTCGAGAGACAATCAACATGTACGTATCATTGTGGCACCGAAGCAACGGCATTTAACAATTGTAACGGTGATTGACCTGGATGAAGAGTGGGCATGTCCGAGTTGTAAGTAGAAGCCCACTTCGTAGCGGAACTAAAGTCAAAATGAAAGTGTTACTGACGAATAAAAACAAACAGCTCGTCACCTCGACGCAGGAGAGGTCTCATAAATTGGAAACTATTTCAAACTTTTGAGATGTCTCCTGCGTCGACATGAGGGGCTTCGGATTATGAAAATTTTACTCAAACCACTGCAAATCCTTTACGTCATCTACGCCATGATCCTTTTTCTGATCATGATGTTGATCGTAATCCCGTTTGTACTAATTGCATCTTTTTTCGGAAAAATAAAAGGCGGAAATGCTGTAATGCGTATTGTACATTGGTGGGCCGATGTGTGGTTATTTATGATCGGCATTTTTCATATTCGCATTGTTGAGCAGGAGATACGTGAACATCAACCCTACATTTTTGTGAGCAATCATAATTCTTACATGGATATACCGCAGATGCTGAAAGCTATCCGCAGTCCATTACGTATTTTGGGCAAAGCAGAAACAGGTAAAATACCCCTCTTCGGAATTATTTATAATGCAGCCGTTGTGCCGGTGTTGAGAGGAAGTGCTCAGAACAGGGCAAAAAGTGTAAAGACATTGAAGAGTGTGTTGAGCAAAGAGATCTCCATTTATATTGCTCCAGAAGGCACATTTAATATGACCGATAAGCCATTGATCGATTTTTATGATGGTGCTTTTCGTCTTGCCATTGAAACGGAAACACCCATTAAGCCGATGTTGTTTCTCGATTCGGTTGATCGTTTACACTGGAGC
The DNA window shown above is from Lacibacter sp. H375 and carries:
- the mtaB gene encoding tRNA (N(6)-L-threonylcarbamoyladenosine(37)-C(2))-methylthiotransferase MtaB; the encoded protein is MVANLLKADKQVNLSTLFLALLSPFFVIFAALMAAAKSVAFHTLGCKLNYSETSTLSRQMESEGFEKKEFDDLADVYVINTCSVTDNADKECRQLVRRIQRKSPESLVVITGCYAQLKPKEIAEIPGVDLVLGAAEKFNIVSHIKELAKGDSAKISSCEIEDVSGFNASYSINDRTRTFLKVQDGCDYTCSFCTIPQARGKSRSDNVANVIANAKEIAAGGSKEIVLTGVNLGDFGKGADGDGSLSIYNREENFYDLIQQLDEVDGIERYRISSIEPNLLTNEIIEFVSRSKKFMPHFHIPLQSGSNTVLGMMRRRYKRELYAERVALIKELMPHCCIGVDVIVGFPGETDELFNETFEFLHSLDISYLHVFTYSERDNTHALTLGPVVPMTTRYERNKALRNLSYMKMQYFTEQHAGETRPVLFEGHSKNGMMEGYTDNYIKITTPEKKEWVNEIVDWRI
- a CDS encoding DUF4258 domain-containing protein produces the protein MKKALPYLLLILLLLAALMLRRCNNTDNASDNQKTKDRTDDTKREEAKTDNHKSNLDVFRDPSSEFYFTKHARCRMKCRHITQEEVKEIVQKAEVNYKKSELDAAQGPKYALEGYTSRDNQHVRIIVAPKQRHLTIVTVIDLDEEWACPSCK
- a CDS encoding lysophospholipid acyltransferase family protein → MKILLKPLQILYVIYAMILFLIMMLIVIPFVLIASFFGKIKGGNAVMRIVHWWADVWLFMIGIFHIRIVEQEIREHQPYIFVSNHNSYMDIPQMLKAIRSPLRILGKAETGKIPLFGIIYNAAVVPVLRGSAQNRAKSVKTLKSVLSKEISIYIAPEGTFNMTDKPLIDFYDGAFRLAIETETPIKPMLFLDSVDRLHWSSVFAMTPGKLRTVYLEEISPEGYSPFDADQLKKKVYDLMEKKLIEYNVSWIKPSSPEGE
- a CDS encoding DEAD/DEAH box helicase, with the protein product MDNRNTKTYLLFQPKHLFTKRPMLEIRQLIKTPSGVTPGEQPLNRAQLKVFFPNLTDEGMKTLLSFSKWEWQKTEADIVGQSQYIKDEKERSLMQKKAMTRKLQSMMSAVRQLNGVEFYHPAAQTVKCVFYNYPVELAFHATTNEERYELEVYVVKGKERMPLGAFKRYHFLVETESCYYQLTSKSHDAIEWLQQQDATTWTTNDPAAFEQVLNKLREWELKVDASIIAKGEELIAEPQPQVMLSELNNTFLKLEPRFVYDGYVVDGPFEEVTKQQSADKIISIVRHKQKEEELVEFLRSLHEKFTNQSNGFFYLNFAEAQKKGWFLKVYHKLLELNIDLLGIDLMKHFRYSPHIAETIISKQEVEGNWICVAMTVKFGKEAIPLNYLHKSLMNGQKAVMLKDGSLGVLGEEWLKQYGMMIRHGKVRKEELLVPKWLLMSEATGEASADASIKTDISATWYSKWKQWEKQEEALYALPKGLTVEQLRPYQQKGYEWLRLLSEIGGSGCLADDMGLGKTLQTITFLLHKIEEQPMDQHLVVAPASLLYNWQKELEKFAPDVKAVVFHGAGRDEEELKDETNRIIITSYGTLRQDVELLQTIPWNTVVVDESQNIKNPSAQITKATWQLVAKIKIALSGTPVMNGTGDLFSQMHFLLPGLLGSNEFFRKEYAIPIEQKGDAEKAAALQKLIRPFVLRRTKEQAAPDLPAKTESILWCEMESDQRAAYESIKENVRGNILMDISENGLSKGKMSVLAGLTKLRQICNSCELVNDEDVFAYDSIKTKVLIDELKTIIPQHRALVFSQFTSMLDLLERDLQKEGIKYIRLDGQTKISERQELVSEFQNEESDVAVFLLSLKAGNAGLTLTAADYVFLFDPWWNTAVENQAIDRTHRIGQQSQVFAYRMICKDSIEEKIMKMAAGKKKLAEDLITAEEGFVKSLTLDDIKYLLE